In a genomic window of Candidatus Cloacimonadota bacterium:
- a CDS encoding four helix bundle protein, whose protein sequence is MHKDLEAWKLGIELLIKIYEVTSQFPTSEQFCLRSQTQEASVFEDVEKLHRSLLNFIKFLKNNNLILRRYSA, encoded by the coding sequence ATGCATAAGGATCTTGAAGCTTGGAAGTTAGGAATTGAACTCCTTATAAAGATATATGAAGTTACTTCTCAATTCCCTACATCTGAACAATTTTGTTTGAGATCTCAGACGCAAGAAGCTTCGGTGTTTGAAGATGTTGAAAAACTTCATCGCTCCTTATTGAATTTCATCAAATTTTTAAAGAATAATAATTTAATCTTAAGACGATATAGCGCATAA
- a CDS encoding PaaI family thioesterase: MREILNPYKKYDGYNCFGCAPNNECGLQLTFFEDEDEIVSFWEPKDFFQGYLDVLHGGIQSALIDEIGSWVVLIKGRTAGVTSKLEVKYKKAAYVNRGTITLRAKMHQIRRNLYTVYVRLLDADDTLCAEGYVTYFTFSKKRASKDFYFPEYEEFFKD; encoded by the coding sequence ATGCGAGAAATTTTAAATCCTTATAAAAAATATGATGGTTATAACTGTTTTGGATGTGCTCCCAATAATGAGTGCGGACTACAGTTGACTTTTTTTGAAGACGAGGATGAAATTGTTTCCTTCTGGGAACCAAAGGATTTTTTTCAGGGTTATTTAGATGTGCTCCATGGTGGCATCCAATCAGCCCTCATCGATGAGATCGGAAGCTGGGTGGTTTTGATCAAGGGAAGAACAGCCGGTGTTACATCAAAACTTGAAGTTAAGTACAAAAAAGCAGCATATGTGAATAGAGGAACCATCACCCTTCGTGCGAAAATGCATCAAATAAGAAGGAATCTCTATACAGTTTATGTCCGGTTACTCGATGCTGATGATACCCTTTGCGCAGAAGGATACGTAACCTATTTCACGTTCTCAAAGAAGCGAGCATCGAAGGATTTCTATTTTCCTGAATATGAAGAATTTTTCAAAGATTAA
- a CDS encoding methylmalonyl-CoA carboxyltransferase, with protein sequence MKVSEKIDELKLKEAKIKEMGGTERIETQHKKNKLTARERINLLFDEGTFREIDMMVKHRCTNFNMLDTDIPADGVITGHGLVHGRPVFAYSQDFTCRGGSLGEMHAHKIVKIMDLAMKAGVPVIGISDSGGARVEEGIDSLRGYGDIFFRNSRASGVIPQISLIMGPTAGGSVYSPAMTDFVFMVKGSSYMFITGPSVIKSVTGEDTNFEDLGGAVANSTKSGNAHFACESDEDAIEQVKILLSYIPNNNLEDPPSVLMGDDPKRMCPELDTIIPDNPKASYDMKDVIHAIVDHGEFVEIHEHYAENAVIGFGRLNNRTVGIIANQPLVLAGCLDINASDKIARFIRFCDAFNIPLITFVDVPGYLPGSDQEWGGIIRHGAKILWSYCEATVPKFTVTTRKSYGGGYIAMSSQHLGVDGLFAWPTAEIAVMGAPGAVNIVGSYKKEIKESKNPEKTQQEKIEEYETLFNNPYKAAEHGYIDAVIQPSETRARLIDALEVLHTKRENVPPRKHGNIPL encoded by the coding sequence ATGAAAGTATCTGAAAAAATAGATGAATTAAAGTTGAAAGAAGCTAAGATAAAAGAGATGGGTGGAACTGAAAGAATTGAAACGCAACATAAAAAAAACAAGTTGACTGCCCGTGAGCGTATCAACCTGCTCTTCGATGAAGGCACATTCCGTGAGATCGATATGATGGTAAAACACCGATGCACCAATTTTAATATGCTCGATACAGATATTCCAGCAGACGGTGTTATAACGGGTCATGGGCTCGTTCATGGACGCCCGGTATTTGCCTATTCGCAGGACTTCACGTGTCGTGGAGGTTCATTAGGAGAGATGCACGCCCATAAGATCGTGAAAATCATGGACCTCGCTATGAAAGCAGGTGTGCCGGTCATCGGGATCAGTGATTCAGGTGGTGCTCGAGTGGAAGAAGGCATCGATTCCCTGCGAGGTTACGGAGATATCTTCTTTAGAAATTCACGCGCATCAGGTGTTATCCCCCAGATTTCTTTAATCATGGGACCAACGGCAGGCGGCTCGGTGTATTCTCCCGCAATGACAGACTTTGTATTCATGGTCAAGGGCAGCAGTTATATGTTCATCACCGGACCGAGCGTCATTAAATCGGTAACAGGAGAAGATACAAACTTCGAAGACCTCGGTGGTGCTGTTGCAAATTCAACCAAGAGCGGCAATGCTCATTTTGCCTGTGAAAGTGATGAAGATGCAATTGAGCAGGTGAAAATTCTCTTAAGCTACATTCCGAATAATAATCTTGAAGATCCACCATCCGTTCTCATGGGTGATGATCCCAAGCGTATGTGCCCTGAACTTGATACCATTATTCCTGATAATCCCAAGGCAAGTTATGATATGAAAGATGTCATCCATGCGATTGTTGATCACGGAGAATTTGTTGAAATTCATGAACATTATGCAGAAAATGCTGTTATTGGATTTGGACGCTTAAACAACAGGACAGTCGGTATCATTGCAAATCAACCGCTTGTTCTTGCAGGATGTCTAGATATCAATGCTTCAGACAAGATCGCTCGGTTTATTAGATTCTGCGATGCATTTAATATCCCGCTTATCACCTTCGTTGATGTGCCAGGTTATCTGCCCGGCAGTGACCAGGAATGGGGCGGCATCATCCGTCATGGCGCAAAGATCTTATGGAGTTACTGCGAAGCAACTGTACCCAAATTCACTGTTACAACGCGTAAAAGTTATGGCGGCGGGTACATTGCCATGAGTTCCCAGCATCTTGGTGTGGATGGTCTGTTTGCATGGCCGACAGCAGAGATAGCAGTGATGGGTGCACCGGGAGCAGTAAATATTGTTGGCAGCTACAAAAAAGAGATCAAGGAATCTAAAAATCCTGAAAAAACCCAACAGGAAAAAATTGAAGAATACGAAACACTTTTCAATAACCCATATAAAGCAGCAGAACATGGCTATATCGATGCAGTCATTCAACCAAGTGAAACACGCGCACGCCTTATCGATGCCCTGGAAGTCCTTCATACAAAACGGGAAAACGTTCCTCCCAGAAAACACGGCAACATTCCTTTATAA
- a CDS encoding pyruvate carboxylase subunit B: MDFDKHGILEVTKMDYSAKRSKAANPVKVQDLSFRDGHQSLFATRGRTEDMLPVAEMMDEVGFYSMEVWGGATFDTMHRFLNEDPWERIRTLKKYIRKTPFSMLLRGQNLVGYRNYADDVVEAFVQRACDNGIDIFRVFDALNDFRNFETAVRVIKRNNRHFEGSICYTLTEPRLGGETYNLQYYTEKARQLEEFGADTICIKDMAGLISPYDAYNLVKALKKQTNIPIHLHTHFTSGMGDLSLFKAIEAGVDIIDTCMAPYAYRTSHPAIEPLVVSLWGTNRDTGFDINKLVEIDREMEKHIPKYKHLLDNTKNAIIDINVILHQTPGGMLSNLVNQLREMDALDRLEDVFEALPKVRKKLGQVPLVTPTSQIIGIQTVNNVLFDKREGKFSRITEQVKDLCFGLYGQTPLPIDKKVQKKALKKYPRGKKPITTRPGDLLEPELPKVKEDVKWLAKDIDDEILCAIYPVTGKRFLRWKYGLEEVPDNVKPKTLEDIEKENEIIQKALSGEVVHKTEKEKPANLRSFDVYVDGEYFNVEVADPRAPQVRTSTPAPKPKPRNEKKPLHVDESGLLRAPIPSMIFEYRKKVGDVVKAGETVVVLEAMKMFNNLAAPCDGIVKEIRFKAGESVKKGEILCYIEKSNKKK, translated from the coding sequence ATGGACTTTGATAAACACGGCATACTTGAAGTGACGAAGATGGATTATTCAGCAAAGCGTTCCAAAGCTGCTAATCCGGTTAAAGTGCAGGATCTGAGTTTTCGAGACGGACACCAGAGTCTTTTTGCAACTCGCGGCAGGACCGAAGACATGCTCCCTGTTGCAGAGATGATGGATGAGGTTGGATTCTATTCCATGGAAGTGTGGGGTGGAGCAACCTTTGATACCATGCACAGATTCCTGAATGAAGATCCATGGGAACGGATCAGGACGCTGAAAAAATATATTAGGAAAACTCCTTTCTCCATGCTTCTTCGGGGGCAAAACCTCGTTGGATATAGAAACTATGCCGATGATGTGGTCGAAGCATTCGTACAGCGCGCATGTGATAATGGGATCGATATTTTCCGTGTTTTCGATGCACTGAACGATTTCAGAAACTTTGAAACAGCAGTCAGGGTCATCAAAAGGAACAACCGGCATTTTGAGGGTTCAATTTGTTACACACTGACCGAACCGCGTCTTGGCGGAGAGACATATAATCTCCAATATTATACAGAAAAAGCCCGTCAGCTTGAAGAATTTGGAGCAGACACGATCTGCATCAAAGATATGGCTGGTCTTATTTCTCCATATGATGCATATAATCTTGTAAAAGCATTGAAGAAACAGACGAACATTCCTATCCATCTTCACACACATTTCACCTCTGGTATGGGAGACCTCTCACTATTCAAAGCTATCGAAGCTGGGGTTGATATCATCGACACATGCATGGCTCCCTATGCATACAGAACTTCACACCCTGCCATCGAACCGCTGGTTGTCTCTCTCTGGGGAACGAATCGTGATACCGGTTTTGACATCAATAAACTGGTCGAAATCGACAGGGAGATGGAGAAACATATTCCCAAATACAAGCATCTACTCGACAATACCAAAAATGCGATCATCGATATCAATGTGATCTTACATCAGACCCCAGGCGGTATGCTGTCTAACCTTGTAAACCAGCTCCGCGAAATGGATGCGCTGGACAGACTCGAGGATGTGTTTGAAGCGCTGCCAAAAGTAAGAAAAAAACTTGGTCAGGTTCCGCTTGTGACACCAACTAGCCAGATCATCGGTATTCAAACGGTTAATAATGTGCTTTTTGACAAACGAGAAGGTAAATTCTCTCGTATCACTGAACAGGTCAAAGACCTCTGCTTTGGTCTGTATGGACAAACTCCTCTTCCAATTGATAAAAAAGTTCAGAAGAAAGCTCTCAAGAAATATCCCCGTGGCAAAAAGCCGATTACAACACGTCCCGGTGATTTACTCGAGCCGGAACTGCCAAAAGTAAAAGAAGATGTGAAATGGCTTGCGAAAGACATCGATGACGAAATCCTCTGTGCGATCTATCCTGTCACAGGAAAACGCTTCCTCCGCTGGAAATATGGACTTGAAGAAGTTCCTGACAATGTAAAACCGAAGACTCTCGAAGACATTGAAAAAGAGAATGAGATCATTCAAAAAGCCCTTTCCGGTGAAGTGGTACATAAAACCGAAAAAGAAAAACCCGCAAATCTGCGTTCCTTTGACGTGTATGTTGATGGGGAATATTTCAACGTTGAAGTAGCAGATCCAAGAGCTCCTCAGGTTAGAACAAGCACTCCAGCCCCAAAACCAAAACCAAGAAACGAGAAAAAGCCTCTTCATGTTGATGAATCCGGCTTACTCCGCGCACCGATTCCAAGCATGATATTCGAATACAGGAAAAAAGTTGGCGATGTCGTTAAAGCTGGTGAGACAGTTGTTGTACTCGAAGCAATGAAGATGTTCAACAACCTTGCAGCTCCCTGTGACGGTATTGTCAAAGAGATCAGGTTCAAAGCCGGTGAATCCGTGAAAAAGGGCGAAATTCTTTGTTATATTGAAAAAAGTAATAAGAAAAAATAA
- a CDS encoding MATE family efflux transporter, with amino-acid sequence MKNTKAKLIDGPIGKLLIKLTAPMIIGMLGMVAFNLVDTFFVGRLGATQLAALSFTFPVVLIVNSIALGIGMGASAIISRAIGEGDTYKVRRITTDSLLLAVVLVFIFVSIGLSTIGPLFRLLGATAQTLPYIKQYMGIWYYGMFFVLIPMVGNNAIRATGDTKTPSAIMVVAVIMNFIMDPMLIFGLGPFPKLGIRGAAISTVIARFSASVAATWVLVRRDRMVTFEKVSVKEILASWKSVLYIGIPIAGARMILPLSVGVMTRIISSYGSKAVAGFGVASRIEFFALAVIRALSSVFGPFIGQNLGARLFNRVKRGLRLAEIFSLIWGFGSFIILFVFARPIAGIFNKDPMIIETIVKYLSIVPLGYGLQGVLLLSNVSLNVLQKPFHAAGLVTIQMFVLYIPLAYVGSLIMNIQGAFIGIAVSYCVAGIISHFIAVDHIRKAEKELMTDK; translated from the coding sequence ATGAAGAACACGAAAGCAAAACTCATTGACGGTCCAATTGGTAAGCTGCTGATCAAACTCACAGCTCCTATGATAATCGGCATGCTCGGTATGGTTGCATTTAATCTGGTTGACACCTTTTTTGTTGGCAGATTGGGTGCAACACAGCTCGCAGCGCTGAGTTTTACATTTCCCGTAGTACTAATAGTAAACAGCATAGCCCTTGGTATTGGTATGGGTGCATCAGCTATCATTTCACGAGCCATTGGTGAAGGAGATACGTATAAGGTGCGTAGGATTACCACAGACAGTCTTTTGCTTGCAGTTGTACTCGTTTTTATTTTTGTCAGTATCGGTCTTTCGACCATCGGTCCGCTTTTCCGGCTTCTGGGTGCCACTGCGCAGACACTCCCCTATATCAAACAATACATGGGGATTTGGTATTACGGTATGTTCTTCGTGCTGATCCCGATGGTTGGCAATAATGCGATCAGAGCAACTGGCGACACGAAAACACCCAGTGCGATCATGGTTGTGGCAGTGATCATGAACTTTATCATGGACCCGATGCTGATTTTTGGCTTAGGACCCTTTCCTAAGTTAGGAATCCGTGGTGCAGCAATCTCAACTGTAATCGCTCGTTTCAGCGCTTCGGTAGCTGCCACATGGGTTCTGGTTCGCCGGGATCGAATGGTAACCTTTGAAAAAGTATCCGTTAAAGAAATCTTGGCATCTTGGAAATCAGTTCTCTATATTGGTATACCTATAGCCGGTGCCCGTATGATCCTCCCTCTTTCTGTTGGTGTAATGACCCGTATCATATCTTCATACGGATCCAAAGCTGTAGCAGGATTTGGTGTGGCATCGAGGATTGAATTCTTTGCACTCGCAGTTATACGAGCTCTCTCTTCTGTATTCGGACCTTTTATCGGACAGAATCTTGGCGCCCGTTTGTTTAATCGTGTAAAAAGGGGACTTCGACTGGCTGAGATATTTTCTCTCATCTGGGGATTTGGTTCTTTTATCATACTTTTTGTATTTGCCAGACCAATCGCAGGAATATTCAACAAAGATCCAATGATCATTGAAACGATCGTGAAATATCTCTCGATCGTTCCCCTTGGTTACGGCTTACAGGGAGTTCTTCTGCTTTCCAATGTATCTCTTAATGTTCTGCAAAAACCCTTTCATGCTGCCGGGCTTGTTACCATACAGATGTTTGTGCTTTATATTCCCCTTGCTTATGTTGGTTCACTCATCATGAACATTCAGGGAGCATTCATCGGCATTGCTGTTTCTTATTGTGTTGCAGGAATTATCTCTCATTTTATTGCGGTTGATCATATTAGAAAAGCAGAAAAGGAGTTAATGACTGATAAGTAA
- a CDS encoding cation-transporting P-type ATPase: protein MQLKDKNWYQKSAEDIFRILKTSDKGLSSSEAQSRLSEYGSNELKTGKKISPIIKFLAQFKDVFMIVLLVAAGLSFVINSYRDGIIMLVIVVINAVIGFLQEYKAEKIMESLKKMVQSPSKVIRDGKISEIHQSNLVPGDIVSLDEGDKVPADIRVIESFNLRTNDVSLTGESMPQEKQSNTIAQTCQLADRDNMVYLGTTVVSGNARGIVVATGMDTEMGRIAALTQEEQKSSSPLQKELQVVARRLTIFAVIIAAFLFAGSAIQGLGINYAFIYALGIAVAVVPQALPMQITVALTQGVHRLAKENAVVKKLSSVETLGSTNVISTDKTGTLTKNEMTVKELWFSDRYYTITGLGYKPEGKILEKDGKELSPKEIDELEIMLDAATMASNADIHPPDENHHNWYPVGDPTEAALVTLSTKLGTHSPTEDEENPELHEFSFDSIRKRMSSIRKFDDEQFLQMKGATDSILAVSKHIWRNGKAVTITDEDKQKIKAVNEEYSREAMRVIAIAFRKLDDNLKDYVLEDVEKDVVFLGLIAMSDPPKEGVKEAIDSAHLAHISTFIMTGDHAITAQAIGKEINLSDSGDDVPVITGQEFIELSDEELDQIMNNNDSLIFSRVSPEDKLRIVKLLKKQHKIVAVTGDGVNDAPALKSANIGVAMGQMGTDVSKQAAGLILLDDSFPTLVKAIREGRTIYNNLRKTVLASLTSNGAELAVVLLGLLGVSLFKWPIPILAIQILAIDLFAEILPLTALTFDPGSKELMTSPPRSRTEHIINKRTATEIIFLGVLMGLLAFGNFGLFIKRMGMELTTDHVLYARATTVCYTTIAFTQFINILSRRYDLTSVFSKNFFNNKKMLFSIGFSICICLVAIYTPGFNSFLSFAPLSTGDWLTILCTSAIFLFTHEMIKIIKRMKLKKVQSSDAM, encoded by the coding sequence ATGCAGTTGAAAGATAAGAACTGGTACCAGAAATCAGCAGAAGATATTTTTAGGATACTGAAAACATCAGATAAGGGACTATCCTCGTCTGAAGCACAATCCCGATTATCTGAATATGGTTCCAATGAGCTGAAAACCGGCAAAAAGATCTCCCCGATCATCAAGTTCCTCGCACAATTCAAAGATGTCTTTATGATCGTTCTGCTGGTTGCTGCCGGTTTGTCTTTTGTCATCAACAGCTACCGCGATGGTATCATCATGCTTGTCATTGTTGTCATAAATGCAGTGATCGGATTTTTACAGGAGTACAAAGCAGAGAAGATAATGGAATCATTGAAAAAAATGGTTCAGTCTCCTTCCAAAGTAATTCGCGATGGCAAGATCTCTGAAATACATCAGTCAAATCTCGTTCCGGGTGATATCGTCAGTCTCGATGAAGGTGATAAAGTCCCTGCAGATATTCGAGTTATCGAGTCTTTCAACTTACGCACAAATGATGTATCTTTGACCGGCGAATCCATGCCCCAGGAGAAACAGAGTAATACGATTGCTCAAACGTGCCAGCTTGCGGATCGGGATAATATGGTCTATCTGGGAACCACCGTCGTGTCCGGCAATGCCCGGGGTATTGTTGTTGCAACAGGCATGGACACAGAGATGGGAAGGATCGCTGCTCTTACGCAGGAAGAACAAAAATCGTCATCACCTTTACAAAAAGAGCTGCAGGTTGTTGCCCGTCGTTTAACGATCTTTGCAGTTATCATCGCAGCCTTTCTCTTTGCCGGAAGCGCTATTCAAGGACTTGGGATCAATTATGCCTTCATTTATGCTCTTGGTATAGCCGTGGCTGTGGTTCCGCAGGCATTGCCAATGCAGATCACCGTTGCTCTTACCCAGGGCGTACACAGGCTGGCAAAGGAAAACGCAGTCGTTAAAAAACTCTCTTCGGTTGAGACTCTTGGTTCGACCAATGTAATCAGCACAGACAAAACAGGCACCTTGACCAAGAATGAAATGACCGTTAAGGAGCTGTGGTTTTCAGATCGTTATTACACGATTACCGGACTCGGCTATAAGCCTGAAGGAAAAATACTGGAAAAAGATGGCAAAGAGCTGAGCCCTAAAGAGATCGATGAGCTTGAGATCATGCTGGACGCTGCTACAATGGCATCTAATGCAGACATACATCCCCCTGATGAAAATCATCATAACTGGTATCCTGTTGGTGATCCGACAGAAGCTGCACTGGTAACGCTTTCAACCAAACTGGGAACACATTCACCAACCGAAGATGAGGAAAATCCTGAGTTACATGAGTTTAGTTTTGATTCTATTCGGAAACGCATGAGTTCAATACGGAAATTCGACGATGAGCAGTTCCTCCAGATGAAAGGTGCCACAGACAGCATCCTTGCAGTAAGCAAGCATATCTGGCGAAACGGTAAGGCAGTTACAATCACCGATGAAGACAAGCAAAAGATCAAAGCAGTTAATGAAGAGTACTCCAGAGAGGCGATGCGGGTTATCGCGATTGCTTTCAGGAAGCTCGATGATAATTTGAAGGATTATGTTCTTGAAGATGTTGAGAAGGATGTAGTATTTCTAGGACTGATCGCCATGAGCGATCCACCGAAAGAGGGTGTGAAAGAAGCAATCGACAGTGCGCATCTGGCACACATCAGCACATTCATCATGACCGGAGATCATGCCATCACTGCTCAAGCTATCGGTAAAGAGATCAATCTTTCTGATTCGGGTGATGATGTACCGGTTATCACAGGTCAGGAATTCATAGAACTTTCCGATGAAGAGCTGGATCAAATCATGAATAATAATGATTCTCTCATCTTTAGTCGTGTTTCTCCCGAGGATAAACTGAGGATCGTCAAACTGCTCAAGAAACAGCACAAGATCGTTGCTGTTACAGGTGATGGGGTCAATGATGCTCCTGCGCTCAAAAGTGCGAACATCGGTGTGGCAATGGGTCAGATGGGTACAGATGTTTCTAAACAAGCGGCTGGGCTTATCTTGCTTGATGATAGCTTCCCCACGTTGGTAAAAGCTATTAGAGAAGGTCGAACGATCTATAATAACCTCAGAAAAACCGTGCTGGCTTCACTTACGAGTAACGGAGCTGAACTTGCAGTCGTGCTTCTTGGACTTCTTGGAGTTTCGCTTTTTAAATGGCCTATACCAATTCTTGCCATCCAGATCCTTGCAATCGATCTATTTGCTGAAATTCTCCCGCTTACCGCACTCACCTTTGATCCGGGTTCAAAAGAACTAATGACATCCCCGCCCCGAAGCAGAACTGAGCATATCATCAACAAGCGAACAGCAACTGAGATAATATTCCTGGGTGTTTTGATGGGCTTGCTTGCGTTCGGAAATTTCGGCTTGTTCATAAAGAGGATGGGCATGGAGCTGACAACCGATCATGTTCTGTATGCCAGAGCAACTACAGTCTGCTACACGACCATCGCTTTTACTCAGTTTATTAATATCCTTTCGCGGCGCTACGATCTAACATCAGTCTTCTCGAAAAATTTCTTCAACAATAAGAAAATGCTCTTTTCAATCGGTTTTTCAATATGTATTTGCCTTGTTGCGATCTACACCCCGGGATTTAATTCCTTTCTCTCCTTCGCACCTCTTAGTACTGGAGACTGGTTAACGATCCTTTGTACTTCAGCGATCTTTCTCTTTACGCATGAGATGATCAAGATTATTAAAAGGATGAAATTGAAAAAAGTTCAATCTTCGGATGCTATGTGA
- the amrB gene encoding AmmeMemoRadiSam system protein B produces the protein MLEKIGIFLCLMLFSTNLWAETLEPSLAGTWYPGSKKELESMLTKFFDNVELGKNKNIIPFGIISPHAGLVYSGPIAAYGYTLLKNGNFDTVIIIATSHRYNAGKISIYSGDNVKSPLGSSKVDKEIAQKILASHTDFEYIPQVFTDGENSFETQLPFVQYQLPNAEIVPIMTATNDYSLLNNLAHALISIIEYSDKKIALVASSDMAHFHPYKQTVDMDRHTIDVILSMDEEELKKEVARGKCEICGFHSIYPFMKVMKYFGADKPIMLAYQNSADITGDQYSGHIVGYSSIIFPEPETGIQNKITEEEGDVYTTEEKKYLLDLARKSIVYYLKNGKRMQPEKPDNSKLTEDRAVFVTLNEFGDLRGCIGHMDAQMPLYQAVSKMAVSAAVEDPRFTKVKEKELQNITIEISVLSPMEKITDWKQIRMGIDGVWIRKGWQSGVFLPQVATETGWDRVTFLENLCAHKAGLPRDAYKDPSTEIYIYQVEKFSEEELD, from the coding sequence ATGTTAGAAAAAATTGGAATTTTTTTATGTCTTATGCTTTTTTCGACAAACCTCTGGGCTGAAACGCTTGAACCATCTCTTGCAGGCACATGGTATCCTGGTTCAAAAAAAGAACTAGAAAGTATGCTTACAAAGTTCTTTGATAATGTTGAGTTGGGTAAGAACAAGAATATTATCCCTTTTGGAATCATATCACCTCATGCCGGGCTTGTTTATTCCGGTCCGATCGCTGCGTATGGATACACACTCCTGAAAAATGGAAATTTCGATACGGTAATCATTATTGCAACAAGCCATCGATACAATGCAGGAAAGATCAGTATATACAGCGGAGATAACGTAAAATCACCGCTCGGTTCATCAAAAGTAGATAAAGAGATCGCTCAAAAAATTCTTGCATCGCATACTGATTTCGAATATATACCGCAGGTCTTTACTGATGGCGAGAACAGCTTCGAAACACAACTTCCCTTTGTACAATACCAGCTCCCAAACGCTGAGATCGTTCCTATTATGACAGCGACAAATGATTATTCGCTCCTCAATAATCTTGCACATGCGCTCATTTCAATTATTGAATATTCCGACAAGAAGATCGCGCTGGTTGCAAGTTCGGATATGGCACATTTCCATCCTTACAAGCAAACTGTAGATATGGATCGTCACACGATCGATGTGATCCTGAGCATGGATGAAGAAGAACTGAAAAAAGAAGTTGCTCGGGGAAAATGTGAGATCTGCGGATTCCACTCGATCTATCCATTTATGAAAGTTATGAAATACTTCGGTGCTGACAAACCGATCATGCTCGCTTACCAGAACTCAGCTGACATTACTGGTGATCAGTACTCGGGACATATCGTTGGATATTCCTCGATCATTTTTCCTGAACCGGAGACTGGTATTCAGAACAAAATAACTGAAGAAGAAGGTGACGTGTATACGACTGAAGAAAAAAAATATCTCCTCGATCTTGCGCGAAAAAGCATTGTATATTATCTTAAAAATGGGAAACGTATGCAGCCAGAAAAACCAGATAATTCAAAATTGACCGAAGATCGGGCAGTATTTGTCACATTGAATGAATTTGGAGACCTGCGTGGTTGCATCGGGCACATGGATGCGCAGATGCCGCTTTATCAAGCTGTTTCAAAAATGGCTGTTTCTGCTGCTGTCGAAGATCCTCGCTTTACGAAAGTAAAAGAAAAAGAACTTCAAAATATTACCATAGAAATTTCAGTGCTGTCACCTATGGAAAAGATAACGGACTGGAAGCAGATACGCATGGGTATCGATGGGGTTTGGATCAGAAAAGGATGGCAAAGCGGTGTTTTCCTGCCCCAGGTTGCCACTGAAACCGGTTGGGACAGAGTGACATTCCTTGAAAATCTGTGCGCTCATAAAGCCGGTCTGCCCCGAGATGCATACAAAGATCCGAGTACAGAAATTTACATTTATCAGGTAGAGAAGTTCAGCGAAGAAGAGTTAGATTAA